The Primulina huaijiensis isolate GDHJ02 chromosome 17, ASM1229523v2, whole genome shotgun sequence genome window below encodes:
- the LOC140963639 gene encoding protein ALP1-like isoform X2, whose product MATSGGGTARTTKRCRKRKYKKLAEAKTEFIKPEITDRKHLSDIIPLLSSATSAAHFFLLRNDLHLLPSQSLSLESLLSSTSRSLSHLLSLVSLPIPSTVPLPQPQTNWFDRFLSSSSNCDPRWVHFFNLSGSSFTLLLRLLTASLTSSLHPLPPNVALAATLFRLSHAASFSAVARRFGLDSSTACRAFYSVCKAIVENLGHLFELSSDINRIIVGFGWISLPNCCGVMGIEKFELEGPSVGENGFLLVQALVDSEGRFLDVSAGWPGCKKPEDVLKSTKLFSGVECSKEYLHGPSFELSTGSSIPQYILGDSFYPLLPWLLTPFNKTNGELSSSEQAFNEVHCRGMEFIRVAFGKVKKRWKLVGGKWKGQCFEAFPFVIVACCLLHNFLIKCSEKMSEEKVEISRDREFPLFDGLDDDCAKRNRDALALHLSGSRERS is encoded by the exons ATGGCTACCTCCGGCGGAGGCACAGCGAGAACCACCAAGAGATGCCGGAAAAGGAAATACAAGAAGCTAGCCGAAGCCAAGACTGAGTTCATCAAACCCGAAATCACCGACCGTAAACACCTCTCCGATATAATTCCTCTCCTGAGCTCTGCTACCTCCGCCGCGCACTTCTTCCTTCTCCGGAACGATCTCCATCTCCTTCCCTCTCAATCCCTTTCCTTGGAATCCCTCCTCTCCTCCACCTCCCGCTCTCTTAGCCATTTACTCTCCCTCGTCTCCCTTCCCATACCTTCCACCGTCCCGCTCCCACAGCCTCAAACCAATTGGTTCGACCGATTCCtatcttcttcttctaattGCGACCCCAGATGGGTTCATTTCTTTAACCTTTCCGGGTCTTCTTTCACTCTCCTGCTGCGCCTCCTTACAGCCTCTTTGACCTCATCTCTTCATCCCTTACCTCCTAATGTCGCCCTAGCTGCAACACTTTTTCGATTGTCTCACGCTGCATCGTTCTCCGCAGTCGCGCGCCGGTTCGGTCTTGACTCTTCTACTGCATGTCGAGCGTTTTACTCCGTCTGCAAGGCCATTGTGGAGAATCTTGGCCATTTGTTTGAACTCAGCTCTGATATCAATCGGATTATCGTTGGGTTTGGCTGGATTTCTTTGCCTAACTGTTGTGGTGTTATGGGGATTGAGAAGTTTGAGTTAGAGGGCCCTTCTGTTGGTGAAAATGGTTTTTTATTAGTTCAGGCTTTGGTGGACTCTGAAGGTAGATTCTTGGATGTATCTGCTGGCTGGCCTGGTTGCAAGAAACCAGAAGATGTGCTGAAAAGTACGAAGCTCTTTTCAGGGGTTGAATGCTCCAAAGAGTACTTACATGGACCGTCTTTCGAATTAAGTACTGGCAGTTCGATCCCACAGTATATTTTGGGTGACTCGTTCTATCCTCTTTTACCTTGGCTTTTGACTCCCTTTAACAAGACGAATGGAGAATTGTCTTCTTCAGAGCAAGCCTTTAATGAGGTGCATTGCAGAGGGATGGAGTTCATTAGAGTGGCTTTCGGTAAGGTCAAAAAAAGATGGAAGCTTGTTGGGGGTAAATGGAAAGGACAGTGTTTTGAAGCTTTTCCTTTTGTTATTGTTGCATGCTGTTTGCTGCACAATTTTCTCATCAAGTGCAGTGAGAAAATGTCTGAGGAGAAAGTAGAAATTTCTAGGGACAGAGAGTTTCCGTTGTTTGATGgacttgatgatgattgtgCAAAAAGAAATAGAGACGCACTCGCTTTACACTTGAGCGG GTCGAGAGAAAGGTCGTGA
- the LOC140963639 gene encoding protein ALP1-like isoform X1: protein MATSGGGTARTTKRCRKRKYKKLAEAKTEFIKPEITDRKHLSDIIPLLSSATSAAHFFLLRNDLHLLPSQSLSLESLLSSTSRSLSHLLSLVSLPIPSTVPLPQPQTNWFDRFLSSSSNCDPRWVHFFNLSGSSFTLLLRLLTASLTSSLHPLPPNVALAATLFRLSHAASFSAVARRFGLDSSTACRAFYSVCKAIVENLGHLFELSSDINRIIVGFGWISLPNCCGVMGIEKFELEGPSVGENGFLLVQALVDSEGRFLDVSAGWPGCKKPEDVLKSTKLFSGVECSKEYLHGPSFELSTGSSIPQYILGDSFYPLLPWLLTPFNKTNGELSSSEQAFNEVHCRGMEFIRVAFGKVKKRWKLVGGKWKGQCFEAFPFVIVACCLLHNFLIKCSEKMSEEKVEISRDREFPLFDGLDDDCAKRNRDALALHLSGVCVENCV, encoded by the exons ATGGCTACCTCCGGCGGAGGCACAGCGAGAACCACCAAGAGATGCCGGAAAAGGAAATACAAGAAGCTAGCCGAAGCCAAGACTGAGTTCATCAAACCCGAAATCACCGACCGTAAACACCTCTCCGATATAATTCCTCTCCTGAGCTCTGCTACCTCCGCCGCGCACTTCTTCCTTCTCCGGAACGATCTCCATCTCCTTCCCTCTCAATCCCTTTCCTTGGAATCCCTCCTCTCCTCCACCTCCCGCTCTCTTAGCCATTTACTCTCCCTCGTCTCCCTTCCCATACCTTCCACCGTCCCGCTCCCACAGCCTCAAACCAATTGGTTCGACCGATTCCtatcttcttcttctaattGCGACCCCAGATGGGTTCATTTCTTTAACCTTTCCGGGTCTTCTTTCACTCTCCTGCTGCGCCTCCTTACAGCCTCTTTGACCTCATCTCTTCATCCCTTACCTCCTAATGTCGCCCTAGCTGCAACACTTTTTCGATTGTCTCACGCTGCATCGTTCTCCGCAGTCGCGCGCCGGTTCGGTCTTGACTCTTCTACTGCATGTCGAGCGTTTTACTCCGTCTGCAAGGCCATTGTGGAGAATCTTGGCCATTTGTTTGAACTCAGCTCTGATATCAATCGGATTATCGTTGGGTTTGGCTGGATTTCTTTGCCTAACTGTTGTGGTGTTATGGGGATTGAGAAGTTTGAGTTAGAGGGCCCTTCTGTTGGTGAAAATGGTTTTTTATTAGTTCAGGCTTTGGTGGACTCTGAAGGTAGATTCTTGGATGTATCTGCTGGCTGGCCTGGTTGCAAGAAACCAGAAGATGTGCTGAAAAGTACGAAGCTCTTTTCAGGGGTTGAATGCTCCAAAGAGTACTTACATGGACCGTCTTTCGAATTAAGTACTGGCAGTTCGATCCCACAGTATATTTTGGGTGACTCGTTCTATCCTCTTTTACCTTGGCTTTTGACTCCCTTTAACAAGACGAATGGAGAATTGTCTTCTTCAGAGCAAGCCTTTAATGAGGTGCATTGCAGAGGGATGGAGTTCATTAGAGTGGCTTTCGGTAAGGTCAAAAAAAGATGGAAGCTTGTTGGGGGTAAATGGAAAGGACAGTGTTTTGAAGCTTTTCCTTTTGTTATTGTTGCATGCTGTTTGCTGCACAATTTTCTCATCAAGTGCAGTGAGAAAATGTCTGAGGAGAAAGTAGAAATTTCTAGGGACAGAGAGTTTCCGTTGTTTGATGgacttgatgatgattgtgCAAAAAGAAATAGAGACGCACTCGCTTTACACTTGAGCGG AGTTTGTGTGGAAAATTGTGTTTAA
- the LOC140963302 gene encoding uncharacterized protein, which produces MDWRSWLSKSSLEPTLVYEYALNFTRNELQEDDLAYFNHEFLQSIGINVAKHRLEIIKLALKELRGKPNGISRIILAMKNAKNLFTSNIVKWGSHKNPQQYPVSGFSPYRTPCNRSNRRINGGKEKGRIHMNIMRSGPLERRVQEKFLVTSKSMSGSGPINGKIQEKLWYPNCSPIVTRHMEDKGRERMSFICRSPAVSGPIDRFGLSPKVSPFNAYDNSENLGVEYGDQSLWYLMFQDIKPT; this is translated from the coding sequence ATGGATTGGCGCTCTTGGTTATCGAAATCAAGCCTTGAACCCACACTAGTGTACGAATATGCTCTAAACTTCACCCGAAATGAGCTTCAAGAAGATGATCTAGCCTACTTCAACCATGAGTTCCTTCAAAGCATCGGCATCAACGTTGCGAAACACCGTCTCGAAATAATAAAGCTCGCTCTAAAAGAGTTGAGAGGGAAGCCAAATGGGATCTCGAGGATCATTTTGGCCATGAAAAATGCTAAGAATCTCTTCACAAGCAACATTGTGAAGTGGGGTTCTCACAAAAACCCGCAGCAGTATCCGGTCTCCGGGTTCTCGCCTTATCGAACTCCGTGTAACCGTTCAAACCGGAGGATCAACGGTGGAAAAGAGAAGGGAAGAATCCACATGAATATCATGAGATCAGGTCCTTTGGAAAGGAGGGTGCAAGAGAAGTTCTTGGTGACAAGCAAGAGTATGAGTGGATCTGGGCCGATAAATGGCAAGATTCAGGAGAAGCTTTGGTACCCAAATTGTAGCCCAATTGTTACCAGGCATATGGAGGATAAAGGTAGAGAGAGAATGAGCTTTATCTGCAGAAGCCCCGCTGTTTCTGGTCCGATAGATAGGTTCGGGCTGAGCCCGAAAGTGAGCCCCTTTAATGCATATGATAACAGTGAGAACCTTGGTGTTGAATATGGGGATCAATCACTATGGTATCTAATGTTTCAAGATATCAAACCAACTTGA